The Brachyhypopomus gauderio isolate BG-103 chromosome 7, BGAUD_0.2, whole genome shotgun sequence genome has a window encoding:
- the mink1 gene encoding misshapen-like kinase 1 isoform X5 has product MTENAPTRSLDDIDLAALRDPAGIFELVEVVGNGTYGQVYKGRHVKTGQLAAIKVMDVTEEEEEEIKAEINMLKKYSHHRNIATYYGAFVKKSPPGHDDQLWLVMEFCGAGSVTDLVKNTKGNSLKEDWIAYICREILRGLSHLHAHKVIHRDIKGQNVLLTENAEVKLVDFGVSAQLDRTVGRRNTFIGTPYWMAPEVIACDENPDSTYDYRSDIWSLGITAIEMAEGAPPLCDMHPMRALFLIPRNPPPKLKSKKWSKKFIDFIEGCLVKTYQSRPSTEQLLKHSFIRDQPTERQVRIQLKDHIDRTRKKRGEKEETEYEYSGSDEEDENRGDERESSSILNVPGESTLRRDFLRLQQENKERSEALKRQQAQLAAQRRDPEEHKRQLLHDRQKRIEEQKEQRRRLEEQQRKEREMVRQQEKAPHRRLDDMRREEDRRMAEREQEYKRKQLEEQRQSERLQRQLQQEHAYLVSLQQQQQQQQQQDKKPLYHYSKNLDNNKPAWAREVEERSKLNRQGSPKICTTVSDTNIQSRSDSISQSGAVQAAQTPPMQRPVEPQGGQGKFQMAHLVPLKPYAAPVPRSQSLCDQPTKTMSAFPTQDPSPTPTPRPLHSRELVRQNSDPTSESPAPQQRPMRDDHGPWIRLPEIEQPPKIPQRTASIATALNTNLSSGIRHPVRASNPDLSRNDRWERGESINLSNLPQTGSLERHRILSSSKMDSSPILSHDGRHKPGESRTSSRPSRPASYKRAIGEDHGLYSKERAEEQPRPPVKANDYSSSSESSESSEESESGEGAEEESPSDRPRDADSDSINTMVVHEEEEGEGGEEERAGGYGDQTMLVQRTPEKRSHNGYTNLPDVVQPSHSPTDSASHSSPGKDSTYDYQSRGMVKASGKTSFTTFVDLGMYQPSGGTGDNMSVGGLGSRFDQLKLEVRKGSMVNVNPTNTRPVSDTPEIRKYKKRFNSEILCAALWGVNLLVGTENGLKLLDRSGQGKVYPLINSRRFQQMDVLEGLNLLITISGKKNKVRVYYLAWLRNKILHNDPEVEKKQGWTTVGEMEGCVHYKVVKYERIKFLVIALKNAVEVYAWAPKPYHKFMAFKSFTDLPHKPQLVDLTVEEGQRLKVIYGSSAGFHAIDVDSGNNYDIYIPVHIQSQVFPHAIVFLPSSDGMEMLLCYEDEGVYVNTYGRIIKDVVLQWGEMPTSVAHICSNQIMGWGEKAIEIRSVETGHLDGVFMHKRAQRLKFLCERNDKVFFASVRSGGSSQVYFMTLNRNCIMNW; this is encoded by the exons GACCCAGCTGGCATCTTTGAGCTGGTGGAGGTTGTTGGGAACGGCACCTATGGACAGGTGTACAAG ggGCGGCATGTAAAAACAGGCCAGCTGGCGGCCATTAAGGTGATGGATGtcactgaggaagaggaggaggagatcaaAGCTGAGATCAACATGCTGAAGAAGTACAGTCATCACCGCAACATCGCCACGTACTACGGCGCCTTCGTCAAGAAGAGCCCCCCCGGCCACGACGACCAGCTCTGG ctGGTGATGGAGTTCTGTGGTGCTGGCTCAGTGACAGACCTGGTGAAGAACACCAAAGGAAACTCACTTAAGGAGGACTGGATCGCTTATATCTGCAGAGAAATCCTAcga GGCCTGTCTCATCTCCATGCACATAAGGTCATCCACAGAGACATCAAAGGCCAAAATGTTCTGCTTACTGAGAATGCGGAGGTCAAACTTg tgGATTTTGGGGTAAGTGCTCAGCTGGACCGCACTGTGGGGAGGAGGAACACCTTCATTGGTACACCTTACTGGATGGCACCTGAAGTCATTGCTTGTGATGAAAACCCAGACTCCACCTACGACTACAGG AGTGACATCTGGTCTCTGGGAATCACAGCTATAGAGATGGCAGAGGGGGCACCCC cactGTGTGACATGCACCCAATGAGAGCCCTATTCCTGATCCCACGGAACCCTCCTCCCAAACTCAAGTCCAAGAAATG GTCGAAGAAGTTCATCGACTTCATCGAGGGCTGCCTGGTGAAGACGTACCAGAGCCGGCCGTCGACGGAGCAGCTGCTGAAACACTCCTTCATCCGGGACCAGCCCACCGAGCGCCAGGTGCGCATACAGCTGAAGGACCACATCGACCGCACGCGCAAGAAACGGGGAGAGAAGG aGGAGACAGAGTACGAATACAGCGGCAGTGACGAGGAAGACGAGAACCGCGGGGACGAGAGGGAGTCCAG CTCCATCCTGAACGTCCCGGGGGAGTCCACGCTGCGTCGGGACTTCCTGCGTCTGCAGCAGGAGAACAAGGAGCGCTCGGAGGCCCTGAAGCGCCAGCAGGCCCAGCTAGCAGCTCAGCGCCGCGACCCGGAGGAACACAAACGCCAGCTGCTCCACGACCGGCAGAAACGCATCGAGGAGCAGAAGGAGCAGCGCCGACGCCTGGAGGAG cAACAGAGGAAGGAGCGTGAGATGGTCAGGCAGCAGGAGAAGGCCCCGCACCGACGTCTCGACGATATGAGGCGAGAGGAGGACCGCAGGATGGCCGAGAGAGAGCAG gaGTACAAGCGGAAGCAGCTGGAGGAGCAGAGACAGTCTGAGCGTCTGCAGCGTCAGCTCCAGCAGGAACACGCCTACCTCGTCTccctacaacaacaacaacaacaacaacaacaacaggacaagaAACCCCTCTACCACTACAGCAAGAACCTGGACAACAACAAACCAGCCTGGGCCAGAGAg GTAGAGGAGAGGAGTAAACTGAACAGGCAGGGCTCTCCCAAGATCTGTACCACCGTCTCTGACACAAACATCCAATCACGCTCCGACTCCATCAGCCAATCAGGAGCTGTGCAGGCTGCACAGACTCCGCCCATGCAGAGACCTGTTGAACCCCAGGGTGGCCagggcaag TTCCAGATGGCGCACCTGGTGCCCCTGAAGCCGTACGCTGCGCCCGTGCCCCGCTCCCAGTCCCTGTGTGACCAGCCCACTAAGACCATGTCTGCCTTCCCAACCCaggacccctcccccacccccacgccCCGCCCATTACACTCCCGCGAGCTCGTCCGCCAGAACTCCGACCCCACCTCCGAGAGCCCCGCCCCTCAACAGCGCCCAATGAGGGACGACCACGGCCCCTGGATCCGCCTTCCTGAAATTGAGCAGCCTCCAAAA ATTCCTCAGAGAACAGCGTCTATAGCTACGGCTCTCAACACTAACCTGTCGTCTGGCATCAGACATCCAGTGCGAGCCAG TAATCCCGATCTGAGCCGCAATGACCGCTGGGAAAGAGGAGAGAGCATAAACCTGTCCAACCTGCCTCAGACCGGATCGCTAGAGAGACATCGCATcctca GCTCGTCCAAAATGGACTCTTCTCCAATTCTCTCTCACGATGGACGTCACAAACCTGGAGAGTCCCGCACCTCCTCCAGACCAAGCAGACCAGCG AGCTATAAGAGAGCAATAGGAGAG gaccaCGGGCTGTACTCTAAGGAGCGGGCGGAGGAGCAGCCCCGCCCACCGGTGAAGGCCAACGactactcctcttcctcagagaGCAGTGAGAGcagtgaagagagtgagagtggtgagggagcagaggaggagagtcccagtgaccg ACCTCGAGATGCAGACTCTGACTCCATCAACACCATGGTGGTccacgaggaagaggagggtgaagggggagaggaagagcggGCCGGAGGATACGGTGACCAGACCATGCTGGTCCAGAGG actcCAGAGAAGCGCAGTCATAACGGCTACACTAACCTACCTGACGTGGTGCAGCCCTCCCACTCCCCCACTGACTCCGCCTCCCACTCCTCCCCCGGGAAAGACTCCACCTATGAC TACCAGTCCAGGGGGATGGTGAAGGCATCTGGGAAAACCTCCTTCACCACATTTGTGGATCTCGGAATGTACCAACCGTCCGGGGGGACGGGGGACAACATGTCTGTGGGAG gtctgggCTCGCGGTTTGATCAGCTCAAGCTGGAGGTGAGGAAGGGGTCCATGGTTAACGTGAACCCCACTAACACACGACCCGTCAGCGACACCCCCGAGATCCGCAAATACAAGAAGAGGTTCAACTCCGAGATTCTCTGCGCTGCACTGTGGG gtgtgaACCTCCTGGTAGGAACAGAGAATGGCCTGAAGCTTCTGGATCGCAGTGGTCAGGGGAAGGTCTACCCACTCATCAACTCACGCAGGTTCCAGCAGATGGACGTGCTCGAAGGTCTTAACCTGCTCATCACTATATcag ggaAGAAGAATAAGGTGAGAGTGTATTACCTGGCCTGGCTGAGGAACAAGATCCTCCATAATGACCCGGAGGTGGAGAAGAAGCAGGGCTGGACCACCGTAGGGGAGATGGAGGGCTGTGTGCACTACAAAGTGG TGAAGTACGAGCGTATTAAGTTTCTGGTGATCGCTCTGAAGAACGCAGTAGAGGTTTACGCCTGGGCTCCAAAACCCTACCACAAGTTCATGGCCTTCAAG TCATTCACTGACCTGCCTCATAAACCTCAGCTGGTTGATCTGACGGTGGAGGAAGGTCAAAGGTTAAAGGTCATCTATGGGTCGAGCGCTGGTTTCCATGCCATCGACGTTGATTCTGGAAACAATTACGACATCTACATTCCGGTTCAT ATCCAGTCTCAGGTGTTTCCGCACGCGATCGTTTTCCTGCCCAGTTCTGACGGTATGGAGATGTTGCTGTGTTACGAGGACGAGGGCGTCTACGTCAACACGTATGGACGCATCATCAAAGACGTGGTCCTGCAGTGGGGAGAGATGCCCACCTCCGTGG cccacATCTGTTCTAACCAGATCATGGGCTGGGGAGAGAAGGCTATTGAGATCCGCTCAGTGGAGACGGGACACCTGGACGGGGTCTTCATGCACAAGAGAGCACAGAGACTCAAGTTCCTCTGTGAGAGGAATGACAAG GTGTTCTTTGCGTCTGTGCGCTCTGGAGGGAGCAGTCAGGTGTACTTCATGACCCTGAACAGAAACTGCATCATGAACTGGTGA
- the mink1 gene encoding misshapen-like kinase 1 isoform X2, with product MTENAPTRSLDDIDLAALRDPAGIFELVEVVGNGTYGQVYKGRHVKTGQLAAIKVMDVTEEEEEEIKAEINMLKKYSHHRNIATYYGAFVKKSPPGHDDQLWLVMEFCGAGSVTDLVKNTKGNSLKEDWIAYICREILRGLSHLHAHKVIHRDIKGQNVLLTENAEVKLVDFGVSAQLDRTVGRRNTFIGTPYWMAPEVIACDENPDSTYDYRSDIWSLGITAIEMAEGAPPLCDMHPMRALFLIPRNPPPKLKSKKWSKKFIDFIEGCLVKTYQSRPSTEQLLKHSFIRDQPTERQVRIQLKDHIDRTRKKRGEKEETEYEYSGSDEEDENRGDERESSSILNVPGESTLRRDFLRLQQENKERSEALKRQQAQLAAQRRDPEEHKRQLLHDRQKRIEEQKEQRRRLEEQQRKEREMVRQQEKAPHRRLDDMRREEDRRMAEREQEFIRHKLEEEQRQLEILQQQLLQEQALLMEYKRKQLEEQRQSERLQRQLQQEHAYLVSLQQQQQQQQQQDKKPLYHYSKNLDNNKPAWAREVEERSKLNRQGSPKICTTVSDTNIQSRSDSISQSGAVQAAQTPPMQRPVEPQGGQGKFQMAHLVPLKPYAAPVPRSQSLCDQPTKTMSAFPTQDPSPTPTPRPLHSRELVRQNSDPTSESPAPQQRPMRDDHGPWIRLPEIEQPPKIPQRTASIATALNTNLSSGIRHPVRASNPDLSRNDRWERGESINLSNLPQTGSLERHRILSSSKMDSSPILSHDGRHKPGESRTSSRPSRPASYKRAIGEDHGLYSKERAEEQPRPPVKANDYSSSSESSESSEESESGEGAEEESPSDRPRDADSDSINTMVVHEEEEGEGGEEERAGGYGDQTMLVQRTPEKRSHNGYTNLPDVVQPSHSPTDSASHSSPGKDSTYDYQSRGMVKASGKTSFTTFVDLGMYQPSGGTGDNMSVGGLGSRFDQLKLEVRKGSMVNVNPTNTRPVSDTPEIRKYKKRFNSEILCAALWGVNLLVGTENGLKLLDRSGQGKVYPLINSRRFQQMDVLEGLNLLITISGKKNKVRVYYLAWLRNKILHNDPEVEKKQGWTTVGEMEGCVHYKVVKYERIKFLVIALKNAVEVYAWAPKPYHKFMAFKSFTDLPHKPQLVDLTVEEGQRLKVIYGSSAGFHAIDVDSGNNYDIYIPVHIQSQVFPHAIVFLPSSDGMEMLLCYEDEGVYVNTYGRIIKDVVLQWGEMPTSVAHICSNQIMGWGEKAIEIRSVETGHLDGVFMHKRAQRLKFLCERNDKVFFASVRSGGSSQVYFMTLNRNCIMNW from the exons GACCCAGCTGGCATCTTTGAGCTGGTGGAGGTTGTTGGGAACGGCACCTATGGACAGGTGTACAAG ggGCGGCATGTAAAAACAGGCCAGCTGGCGGCCATTAAGGTGATGGATGtcactgaggaagaggaggaggagatcaaAGCTGAGATCAACATGCTGAAGAAGTACAGTCATCACCGCAACATCGCCACGTACTACGGCGCCTTCGTCAAGAAGAGCCCCCCCGGCCACGACGACCAGCTCTGG ctGGTGATGGAGTTCTGTGGTGCTGGCTCAGTGACAGACCTGGTGAAGAACACCAAAGGAAACTCACTTAAGGAGGACTGGATCGCTTATATCTGCAGAGAAATCCTAcga GGCCTGTCTCATCTCCATGCACATAAGGTCATCCACAGAGACATCAAAGGCCAAAATGTTCTGCTTACTGAGAATGCGGAGGTCAAACTTg tgGATTTTGGGGTAAGTGCTCAGCTGGACCGCACTGTGGGGAGGAGGAACACCTTCATTGGTACACCTTACTGGATGGCACCTGAAGTCATTGCTTGTGATGAAAACCCAGACTCCACCTACGACTACAGG AGTGACATCTGGTCTCTGGGAATCACAGCTATAGAGATGGCAGAGGGGGCACCCC cactGTGTGACATGCACCCAATGAGAGCCCTATTCCTGATCCCACGGAACCCTCCTCCCAAACTCAAGTCCAAGAAATG GTCGAAGAAGTTCATCGACTTCATCGAGGGCTGCCTGGTGAAGACGTACCAGAGCCGGCCGTCGACGGAGCAGCTGCTGAAACACTCCTTCATCCGGGACCAGCCCACCGAGCGCCAGGTGCGCATACAGCTGAAGGACCACATCGACCGCACGCGCAAGAAACGGGGAGAGAAGG aGGAGACAGAGTACGAATACAGCGGCAGTGACGAGGAAGACGAGAACCGCGGGGACGAGAGGGAGTCCAG CTCCATCCTGAACGTCCCGGGGGAGTCCACGCTGCGTCGGGACTTCCTGCGTCTGCAGCAGGAGAACAAGGAGCGCTCGGAGGCCCTGAAGCGCCAGCAGGCCCAGCTAGCAGCTCAGCGCCGCGACCCGGAGGAACACAAACGCCAGCTGCTCCACGACCGGCAGAAACGCATCGAGGAGCAGAAGGAGCAGCGCCGACGCCTGGAGGAG cAACAGAGGAAGGAGCGTGAGATGGTCAGGCAGCAGGAGAAGGCCCCGCACCGACGTCTCGACGATATGAGGCGAGAGGAGGACCGCAGGATGGCCGAGAGAGAGCAG gagtttATAAGGCACAAGCTGGAAGAGGAGCAGAGGCAGTTGGAGATCCTCCAGCAGCAGCTGTTACAGGAGCAGGCTCTGCTCATg gaGTACAAGCGGAAGCAGCTGGAGGAGCAGAGACAGTCTGAGCGTCTGCAGCGTCAGCTCCAGCAGGAACACGCCTACCTCGTCTccctacaacaacaacaacaacaacaacaacaacaggacaagaAACCCCTCTACCACTACAGCAAGAACCTGGACAACAACAAACCAGCCTGGGCCAGAGAg GTAGAGGAGAGGAGTAAACTGAACAGGCAGGGCTCTCCCAAGATCTGTACCACCGTCTCTGACACAAACATCCAATCACGCTCCGACTCCATCAGCCAATCAGGAGCTGTGCAGGCTGCACAGACTCCGCCCATGCAGAGACCTGTTGAACCCCAGGGTGGCCagggcaag TTCCAGATGGCGCACCTGGTGCCCCTGAAGCCGTACGCTGCGCCCGTGCCCCGCTCCCAGTCCCTGTGTGACCAGCCCACTAAGACCATGTCTGCCTTCCCAACCCaggacccctcccccacccccacgccCCGCCCATTACACTCCCGCGAGCTCGTCCGCCAGAACTCCGACCCCACCTCCGAGAGCCCCGCCCCTCAACAGCGCCCAATGAGGGACGACCACGGCCCCTGGATCCGCCTTCCTGAAATTGAGCAGCCTCCAAAA ATTCCTCAGAGAACAGCGTCTATAGCTACGGCTCTCAACACTAACCTGTCGTCTGGCATCAGACATCCAGTGCGAGCCAG TAATCCCGATCTGAGCCGCAATGACCGCTGGGAAAGAGGAGAGAGCATAAACCTGTCCAACCTGCCTCAGACCGGATCGCTAGAGAGACATCGCATcctca GCTCGTCCAAAATGGACTCTTCTCCAATTCTCTCTCACGATGGACGTCACAAACCTGGAGAGTCCCGCACCTCCTCCAGACCAAGCAGACCAGCG AGCTATAAGAGAGCAATAGGAGAG gaccaCGGGCTGTACTCTAAGGAGCGGGCGGAGGAGCAGCCCCGCCCACCGGTGAAGGCCAACGactactcctcttcctcagagaGCAGTGAGAGcagtgaagagagtgagagtggtgagggagcagaggaggagagtcccagtgaccg ACCTCGAGATGCAGACTCTGACTCCATCAACACCATGGTGGTccacgaggaagaggagggtgaagggggagaggaagagcggGCCGGAGGATACGGTGACCAGACCATGCTGGTCCAGAGG actcCAGAGAAGCGCAGTCATAACGGCTACACTAACCTACCTGACGTGGTGCAGCCCTCCCACTCCCCCACTGACTCCGCCTCCCACTCCTCCCCCGGGAAAGACTCCACCTATGAC TACCAGTCCAGGGGGATGGTGAAGGCATCTGGGAAAACCTCCTTCACCACATTTGTGGATCTCGGAATGTACCAACCGTCCGGGGGGACGGGGGACAACATGTCTGTGGGAG gtctgggCTCGCGGTTTGATCAGCTCAAGCTGGAGGTGAGGAAGGGGTCCATGGTTAACGTGAACCCCACTAACACACGACCCGTCAGCGACACCCCCGAGATCCGCAAATACAAGAAGAGGTTCAACTCCGAGATTCTCTGCGCTGCACTGTGGG gtgtgaACCTCCTGGTAGGAACAGAGAATGGCCTGAAGCTTCTGGATCGCAGTGGTCAGGGGAAGGTCTACCCACTCATCAACTCACGCAGGTTCCAGCAGATGGACGTGCTCGAAGGTCTTAACCTGCTCATCACTATATcag ggaAGAAGAATAAGGTGAGAGTGTATTACCTGGCCTGGCTGAGGAACAAGATCCTCCATAATGACCCGGAGGTGGAGAAGAAGCAGGGCTGGACCACCGTAGGGGAGATGGAGGGCTGTGTGCACTACAAAGTGG TGAAGTACGAGCGTATTAAGTTTCTGGTGATCGCTCTGAAGAACGCAGTAGAGGTTTACGCCTGGGCTCCAAAACCCTACCACAAGTTCATGGCCTTCAAG TCATTCACTGACCTGCCTCATAAACCTCAGCTGGTTGATCTGACGGTGGAGGAAGGTCAAAGGTTAAAGGTCATCTATGGGTCGAGCGCTGGTTTCCATGCCATCGACGTTGATTCTGGAAACAATTACGACATCTACATTCCGGTTCAT ATCCAGTCTCAGGTGTTTCCGCACGCGATCGTTTTCCTGCCCAGTTCTGACGGTATGGAGATGTTGCTGTGTTACGAGGACGAGGGCGTCTACGTCAACACGTATGGACGCATCATCAAAGACGTGGTCCTGCAGTGGGGAGAGATGCCCACCTCCGTGG cccacATCTGTTCTAACCAGATCATGGGCTGGGGAGAGAAGGCTATTGAGATCCGCTCAGTGGAGACGGGACACCTGGACGGGGTCTTCATGCACAAGAGAGCACAGAGACTCAAGTTCCTCTGTGAGAGGAATGACAAG GTGTTCTTTGCGTCTGTGCGCTCTGGAGGGAGCAGTCAGGTGTACTTCATGACCCTGAACAGAAACTGCATCATGAACTGGTGA